Below is a genomic region from Zea mays cultivar B73 chromosome 9, Zm-B73-REFERENCE-NAM-5.0, whole genome shotgun sequence.
ctatcattttcattagccacacaacatatgtgggaatcgaaatgggaagacaaacctttttggAGAGgcagattcatcgtttggtctccatcggtcaTTTTCTTATTCTTCCTTgcgagggttagtatcacaacgaccaaaggaagtagaagcacaaaatgaactatcatgtttggactcatcaaatttacttttgatcctagtccaaatatcatgcgcatcaggaATATGTTCATCATAATTTgtaatgaaggcatgataatcttcttcgcTAAGAGAATTACCTAAGATGTCAAGAGCTAGatggtttaagcgtatacatctttgatcttcctcggaagcatcATAATCAGAGGGtatgatactcttgtctataatttgttctaatcgtggatctatagttctaaaagcatttagtacactagtagaccatgaatcatagttagaacaatcggaaaataatatctcaagagttacctccttccgagttgtgttcttgttcttttgggatcttctttgagccatcacttcgagttgttagactcaatatgaagtgcctagctctgataccaattgaaagtcgcctagaggggggtggataggcgaaacctgaaaattaaaactttacgccccaactagatcccttgattagtggttagaacaagattcacaattaacgaagtataaaaactaagtccttcacttgtaaggagtattgctttcaaataatgcggaattgataaatcaatactactaataagtctatgagaataaatcaagaaggcttagataagaagagcaataacacaagttctttcttgcaaagtgttgcttcactaaatgagaatttaacttaaaacaacaccaaataatattagcaaagaatagtgcaagaaaaacttaggaaggaaaagaacaaacaaatcataagcaataagcacacgagacacgagtgatttgttttaccgaggttcggccctcgaaggcctagtccccgttgatgagtccactaaggacgggtctttttcaaccctttccctctctccaccgatcaccaaagaccggtgagctcttcttcttctcaaggatcacttaagaccccgcaaggaccaccacactctttcgtgtctcttgctagcttttacaagcctccaaaactttggaggaagttcaatgggagtcaaaactccacgcgaaaATGAatgcaagatgtagcacacactttctctcaatgaatctcacaagacaCTAGAGCTAAACTCGCACGAGagactttcttttgcttgctctctcttttgtggcgctTGTGTggattgtagtggtctaaatcttgtgtatatgatggatcaatgaatagaggtggttgggagggcttgagtatgtcaactagatgacttggaatgttgcttgggctcccacacattgaagtggctggttggggtggtatttatagccaccaaccaaattgtagccgttggagaagtctgctggcaatgggcgcactggacagtccggtgcgccaccggacagtgtccggtgcgccgtcacGTCATCCTcctgttagggcttggagctggtcgaccgttggaggctttgtcctcatgtggtaccggacagtccggtgcccctctgaccgtctgctctgacatctgaattgcactgttcactttgcagagtcgaccgttgtgtgcagatagccgttgctccactggtgcaccggacagtccggtggcacaccggacagtccggtgaattatagcggagctgcgcctgggaaacccgaaggtgaagagtttaagctgattcaccctggtgcaccggactctgtccggtggcacaccggacagtccggtgcgccagaccagggcacactttgatttcctttttgctcctttcttttgaagcctaacttgttcttttgattggtttgtgttgaacctttggcacctgtagaatgtatgatctagagcaaactagttagtccaattatttgtgttgggcaattcaaccaccaaaatcatatatgaaaaggtttgaccctatttccctttcaaacacttatttgaaattttgaaatggtggtgcggtccttttgctttgggctaaatactttctccccctttggcattaatcgccaaaaacggagaacttcggcggtggaaagagctacggagtgttgtttctttgaagcccatgacaccagggatcttcccagtaactgacaagtccctgatgtgctttttctatctattttacatccggcataatcgacatcggaatacccaattaaatcaaaggtagaccccttgggttttttacttggttatgactcaaacacaagggtgtatagagtcttcaacaagtccactggattagttgaagtttttgcgacattgtgtttgatgagactaatggctctcaagtagagcaagttgatattgACAAGTTAGATGAGGAGGAGGCCCCATGCACCGTGCTAAGGAATATGTACATTAGAGACATTTGCCCACAAGTGCCCGAGGAGCCTACACCAACACAAGACCAACCTTCATCCTTCGTCCAAGCatatccaccaactcaagatgaggaacaagccTAGGAAGAAGAAGATCAAATTCAATaccatgagccacctcaagatgatggcattgatcaaggggggatGAAGAGCAAGAAATTCAAGCTCAAAGaccacctcacccaagagtccatcaagcaattcagCGAAACCAACCCGTCATCTCCAGtcttggtgacattcaaaagggggtaaccactcgctctCGAGTTGTTCATTTCAGcggacattactcttttgtgtcttctattgagccttacagGATTGAAGATGCACTtaaagatccagactgggtgatggtgatgcaagaggagctcaacaacttcatgaggaatgaggtttgtcatttagttccatgtcataaccaaaatgttgtaggtaccaagtgggtattccgcaacaaacatgatgagcatggtgtggtgactaggaacgaaGCCTGACTTGTtgacaagggatattcacaagtcgaaggtctgGATTTTGataaaacctatgcacccgtagctaggcttcagtcaattcgtatattacttgcctatgctacttatcatggctCTAAGCTATACCAAATAGATTTaagaagtgtcttcctcaatagcTCTATCAaaaaagaggtatatgttgagcaacaacCTCCCAACTTTGAAAAGGTAGTATATGATAAACAGTGGCTGACCTGACATGTGGGGCCCATCAGCAAATGTAATAGAGAGAGATGAGAGAGGAAGTTGCGTCATCTCGGCCAATGGCTGAGGCCGAGCGGAGTAAAAAATGATTTCTTTTTGATTTTCTTTtcaattttctttcccttttcATGGAAACaatatatatatgttccaaaatttataataaatccaaaaacaaaatttaaataaataaaatatctaTTTTAAATTATTTTAGGACAATTCCTATAATTAGATAAAGTGGTTTTTACAAAAGAGATCAGCCAATAAAATAATATTCTTGCAAATCATCTCAAACAAAAGTTAATAACATATCGAAATACATGTTTTTCTAAAATATCTATTTAAAACAATGCATTATTATTTTATAAAATGAGATTTTCCTCACACAATTAAATCAAAGAATTGGATTTAAAATATAAATCAAACAAAATATATGTTTCggcatgaatgcatcaaacacttgaCAAAAGTTTATCTAATCAAGAAATTGTTCAATTTATTTATATCACCATGTcattatttgaaaacataaatattttttcctttctactgaaaattaataatataaactaGTTTAACTTTAATAgatagatttagggtgttacatttaGCTAGCTCTCTCTTAAAGTTTTGCTTTAAATGCTAAATATCCCCTAGAAAAGGACAAATCTAGTGCTGGCAGCACATTATCTATAACTCTTTTGGTAGAGAGGTTATACCAAATCTAAGACCTTTGCAGTAGAAAGACTTCTTAATAGGCTTAATTAGGTTTAATAGTTTTGTCTCGCTTTTTATTCTTtgtataattagttttataattagactatattatTTCCCGGAACGAATCCACACCCAAAAAAAAACCCTCGCCTCTCCGTAACACTACCCACTAAACTTGGGTCAATGAAAATAAGGTGGAGGACTATCTTTCCCGTTGATAGTAAATAAATaactagactatatttaatatctATAATTATCATTTAGACGCAGACACTAAACTTGGGTGGCTTGTCCTTCTAGACAAAGGACATACCAGTGCTGGCAGCTTCCATATTTTTTTAAAAGAACTAGAGAATAGTAGGCCCAATTGATCACAGATTCATTATGCTAAACTCATTATCATCCGCCAGATTTTCAGACTACATGAATTTGAAGCGTGCTGATGGGGCATTAGTGAAAGGCGGTGCCACGTGCAGCATGCTGATGGGCGGGATATTCAACATTATTATATTGCATGGACTCGTATAACACTAGCACTACTACACGTCCCAGACAGGGATGGGCAGGCAGGTCCCGAACTGGTCGACCGCATGCTCATGCAGATCGTCCATCTGAACCCCTCCGTTGGCGCCGCCGTGGGCTCCCGCGATGTCGTTGAGGTCCGCTGCCAGCACGTCCCAGTCGAAGTCGCCGTTGCCGCTGACGAAGCAAGACACGGCGGCATCACCGGCGGCGTGAAAGGCGGCTTTAGCAGTAGCCGTGATGCCGTCGTCGTCGGTGTTGAGCACGCCGATCTGTTGCAAGAACTCCCTGAGGTCGATCTGAGGCTTGTCCGCGGCGGGCGGGCAGGCGCCGCCCTCGCACGGCTCGGCGTCGTCGACCGTCCTCATGGCGACCGTGGCCACCGTCTGCTCCAGGGCGTGGAAGCAGGACATGGCCGGAGCCGCGTGCACGTGGGTGACGACGACGATGGAGCAGGGAGACGTGGTGGCCACCGCAGGGAGATGATCGGCCGGGGCGAGCTGCTTGTGCGGGGCAGAAGGAGAAACGCGcagcgacggcgacggcggcggcttgGCTGGCGAGCCGTTATTCTTGAGCTCCTGCAGCCTCTGGTGGATGACGCGCACGTTGTGCTGCGCGTTGAGGTTGAGCAGGCCGTAGGCCGGgacggcggcggcgcccctggcAGAGGCAGAGAGCCACCTGAGCCTCTGGTGCGCGGCGGCGGAGGATACGGCGGAGGCGCGGAGGTGCGGCAGGTTGAGGAAGGCGTCGGGGCCGTAGAGCCTGCGCGCGGCCTCGTCGTAGGCGAGCGCGGCCTCCTCGGCGGTGGCGAAGGAGCCGAGCCAGAGGCGGGTGCGCTTGTTGGGCTCTCGGATCTCGGCCACCCACTTGCCCCACGTCCTCTGGCGCACGCCGCGGTACTCGCACGCCGCGTTCTGCGGGCCGCCCTTCCCCCGCGTCGGGCCCTTCTTCCACGCGCGCTTGCGGCCGTAGCTCTGCATTGGAtgaggagggagggagggagggtttATTTTGAACGCCGATGCAAGCAGGAGCTAGCTAGCTTCGTCGAAACACGGCCTGGAGGAGTGGAGAGTGTACAGTGTAGTGAAGTGGCCAAGTGGGACTGGGAGGAGACAGGAGAGGAGAGTGTGACGAGAAGCGCGGGGATTAGTAGTAGagtggcgcggccgggcgggggtTGATCATGCATGCATATGCATGGCCGCTGGCTTAGGTTTAAATGTTGTCACGGCCGGGAATGCATG
It encodes:
- the LOC103639531 gene encoding dehydration-responsive element-binding protein 2E — translated: MQSYGRKRAWKKGPTRGKGGPQNAACEYRGVRQRTWGKWVAEIREPNKRTRLWLGSFATAEEAALAYDEAARRLYGPDAFLNLPHLRASAVSSAAAHQRLRWLSASARGAAAVPAYGLLNLNAQHNVRVIHQRLQELKNNGSPAKPPPSPSLRVSPSAPHKQLAPADHLPAVATTSPCSIVVVTHVHAAPAMSCFHALEQTVATVAMRTVDDAEPCEGGACPPAADKPQIDLREFLQQIGVLNTDDDGITATAKAAFHAAGDAAVSCFVSGNGDFDWDVLAADLNDIAGAHGGANGGVQMDDLHEHAVDQFGTCLPIPVWDV